The DNA window GTATATGGCATTATGGTAGGTTCAACAGCTCTATCAAACCATACAACGACATGAAAAATCTCAACAGAAATCAGGAGAACCGGTATACAGGAATAATTGTTAACGGCTGGTGGATAAATTGATGAGGGGATCTAGTCTAAGGGACATCATTGTATTATATGGATTATGAAGCAAGTTCTCTAATAACACTGGTCTAAAAGAAGTTCACTAATAGTACTCAAGTCATACTCTGTAGATGACCTCATTACTTTTTTCATGGCTGGTGCTAGGTAGCTATCTCACTCAAGTATAATTCTCCTATCTGAAGTTATATTTTATACAGCATAATCTGTATATGCTTGGTCTAATCAGACATCCGGGTGCCCTAATGCAATGGCAATGTATGATGCTAATGTGATTGTCCTACTGCTACTAGTCTAATCCATATCATCCACTTGCCTCCTATGGTTGTTAAATACTGCCACATTGTGTTGTGTCAGTTGTGACAGCCACTctttggtttttattttatcttgcTAGCATCTAGCAAGCCAGTTGGCGAGTAACATTGCACCAAACTTGATTGCGTATACCTTGTCTTGGTCTGTCATAGTGTGGTGAGATCCCATTTTTAATGTGAAACTAATTGAATCTCTTTCAGTAGGATTCCACAGTGTGTGGGATGATAATGTTTGTTTATGTACTACAATACAGAAACAGAGGTATCAGTTATGTATGAGGATATCATACATGAAAGAATAAGTTGAACCTAAGGAAGGTAGCTTGAACACATCAATGCATATCATCAATATTGACTTCTTTGTTTTTTcccccaaacagaccctaaagCTTGATTTACTCTTCACCTTTTCGTTTCGTTTTTACTACGGAAGGCCCACATATTGTTGTGTTCCAATACTTGAAAGTTTCAATAATTCTTGGGTATTTTCCAAAAGGTACACActataaaataatttcaaaaactCAAGCAACAAAACCGAATTTTTAGACAGTAAATAAAAGATGGTAAGTATCTTGTAGTTCTCAAGTTCTTAGTATTCAAAGTGCAATTTTACTTTTTCCAGACCAAAGGATAGTCTGATGAAGCAAGGGGAAAAAGAACTCTAAATATTGTTTTTTAGATGGAAAATATAACAGCATTATCATTTCAAAGAATGTATAACTTCTTTTATGGACATATTGTATTCGCAATCTTTCGTAATAGATGGTATTTACAAGTCACCAATAGTTGCAACCAGAATTACTCTTTTAGTTTAGACCTTCAAGACTTAAAGCAAACAAGGGGAAAGCTTACCCATTCTTACTAGACCAAGTAGTTGCACAAAGCCACAGAGTAATCTTACAATTTTACTTGACTTGAGAAGAAGACAAGAGTTTGGCCTCATCTAAAATGTGGCCGGTTTCTTGATTTTAGAAGGGACATTGGATGCTCTGTAGCCTCCTACCTTCTCCATTATCCTTTTCTTCCCCCCATTGATTCACGAGAAGCCCAGAGCCAGGTGAAGTGGGGGACACAGGACAGCTCAAGAACATAAATCTTGGGACAAACGTACAAAACATGCCACCCCAATGTGCACATAGAAAACTTGGTCACCTCTAATCAAGATTTAATCATGCACTACTTTATTAGTATTGCATTGCACCATACTACCATTGGCACACAAGCTACCTACTGTGAACAGTTACTTTGGTTTGAACTTCCAAATGCCTTGGAAGGTGGACATATACATACATTCAGACATTCAGTGTCAATACCATGTTTTCAGAAATCACAACTAAATTTAGCACTTTCAGCAAATAGGTTAGCAAGCAGGGTTATGCAGTTTGTTAACAAGCTATTGCTTACAACTGACCGACGATATCTAGTTGAATTTGTTATGAGAACAATCTTGATTTTCTGAGCAACAAACTTGATTTTTCAATGCATTGCGTTTGGCTTTCTTGTTTCTCTAATTGCAAAATTCAGTGCATTTTGTCATCGTGTATCTGGAatcttgtcaaaaaaaaaaaaatccaactacTGGGAACATCCCTGGAAAGTTTAGAATCATTTATCCAGTAGTTACTAGTACCAACAACCGGTCAATTGTAGAGCGTACTGCAGCTCAACTGTGTTTCGTACTGCCACTTAATAAATTTGCAACTGTGTTGTACTTAACTGACTCGGTTCACATGGGGAAATGGCAGGTCCTGGAGTTATTGGAGTCCGGCGAGATATCTCAAGATCAATGGCTGAtgcccgaggaggaggaggaagacgagttTTGGGATTTCGACGATCTCGACGActtcgaggacgacgacgacgacgatgacaacTATGATAACGACGATGAATCGGATTCTCCCTCGATATCGTCGTCAGCGTGCAGCATCCACGCCAATGATTAGCCCCAAAATATTTGAGTCTGTCAGTCTTGACAGAGTGCCCCAATTGGTTTTGGTTTTTAGGGGATACTATGATCGATGGGATTATATTAGTGTACATAAACCACCTAGACAATAGTaaattcagaaaagaaaaaaaaactgttcagGCCCATGGTtttgatcatcatttcatgtctCCATTAGCAAGAATCTCCTTGTTAAAACCCATACTACTAACTCCATCAGCTGATCTGTTCATCTGACAGTGATGGTTCAGACGGTTTCTGTCAAACCGTGCTAGATGAACAGACTGACACAAGTTTGTCATGATGCCATGCCCTTGGCTTAGCTTTCTCCCAACCAACTGGAACTGTTGTTGGTTTACAGTTTCCTGTggatggattggattggattggagaCGAGCTGATTAGGGACATGATAGTCCTTTCAGTTAATTGTTTAGCTAGCAACCAGCACATGCCAGGCACCGGCAGGTGGGCTTCGGTTTGGAATCCGTTGGTTAGCTCGATCAGGTCTCAAGTGCAGTTGGGCGACCCTgcttagctgctgctgctttatTTGTTCGTCCTTGCTGTTCAGCTAgatgtcgatcgatcgatgaagtAACCAAGAAGTCATTGAGCAAAGTTCAGATTGGATCATGCAGTTCTGTCAACGCAAGAAGTCAGTCACGTTTCATTGGACTACACTAAAAATGgctaaaaatcaaaataaaaatatggaaTGTTAGTCTGAATGTCTGGAGCTCAAATTGGAAAAGGAGTTGAAGAATTGAACTGTATCATCTACTGCCGATTAAGCTGAATCACTGTGCTTGGCAGAGATCAACAGTATACGCATTGACATTCATGGACCTGAAGAAATGTCgccgatccatcgatcgatcgatctaccaGTGGCCGTATTTGTACGTGACCACCACCGGTCCATGCAAGATGCACCACAATGATAGATGCAAACCTCTGACCACCACTCATCGACATATGGTTGGTTCGTTGTCATCTCCTGCTTGCCAGATCTACAAATTGCTGCTACAACTCGTCCTAGTTTGGAACTGTAGCTATGAGCCTACGAGGATGGACGAGATGCTTGGTGCCCATTGGCTCACTCACTCACACAGGTCCAAGCTAGCTACTAGAGCTGTAGTTAAGCTCAATGGCCCAATGTCATTAGTGCTACTGACAGTGTGAGCTGCAACATCTGTAATTAGCAGGACCAGCTTATCCCAAACAGTAGCAATGCAGTGTCATACAGTATTGATTCCTGTGAGCACTGTGTACCATTCATAGGGCTTGTGGTACACTTGTGCTAGCTAGTATGCACTGACAAATCCTGATGATTTCCATGCGAGTTGAACCCAGCACATGGAGCTTTTTGTTCAGGTTACCGATTGATCGAGCAGCTAAGACCTCGAGCATTATGAGATCGATGAGCATAGCAATCGATCCCGTGATCATACATGCAGATGATGCAGTGGCGTGCGTGACACTATAGGTACGTTGTTGCTGAAGCCGAACATGCGATGCTGCGTGCCCGTGGCGCAATGATCCAAAAGATTACAGGCTTGCACGATCGACCAACTGTTTTTCATGCAAGATGTTCGGAGAGACAGATAGTGATATGTGTGTTGTTGTGTAGATGCATGGGCCTCGGCTAGAAATGCTATTTCATACCGCTACCTCGTAGCTACCACGGAGAGCTATCGATCGAATGCTAGTTTGTAGTAGGGGTTTGAgaaatgatttgtcaattgcAATTTGGTAGGGGACAGGTGCCAGATCAGTGATGGTTGTTGATCAGTAGTGTCCGTCAGAAAAGATATGTGGGTTTCGatcttcagtttttttaatgaattaACGACTAATAGAACTTTTCTACGAGACTACAAATTAAATATGTTCTTATAGTTCTTCTGGATACCAAAGCAAACAATATTATCAGGGATAGGGAAGAAATTAGCACGTTCTGTTCGTTTTTTTATCTGAACCTGAATGCATGGCGACGAACTGAACAATTAAGCTCAAAGTGACCGACCGACCATGTTAACTGTTAAGCAGTCAAGGTCCAGTGCTGATAAACCACATGAAAGAGAGATTCTCAGATCCCATGTCAACACATCCTTCACAGCAGATCGAAGCTAGATTCTTTGCAAGCGTGCTGCTCGCCAAGCATGCAGCGAATCAGGGGAGAGATTAAACAAGTTGGGTGCAGATAACCTGCACTGCAGAACGACAAAAAGGCCCGGATTGACCATACAATGTACCATATCAAGTTATGCGATTCTGTCGGTAATTAGCATGCATCAAAGATTCTTCAGATAAGCCAATTCGGGTTAATTAATCCGACCGATGGTCGGTATATACAAACATTGCTCCTCACTACTAGGTGCAGTCCAGGAATTGCTGTAAACACATGGACACGTAACACACCCAGCGAAGCAGAATGCATAAAACCAAGtgttgttgattttttattttgaaaaaggCCAACGGCCCGGCTTATATTGAAAGCCCAGGGGTATAACCAAGTGTTGTAACTGAGAAAATTCACATTTTCGCAACAATGCAGGTTGTTAAGTCTTTTGTTTCATGGACACATTTTACCACGCCACATTTTATTAGACGTGTGTTAGTTTACTATCATAGTTGTGCATTGCTACACTTTTTCAACAACATATTCTGCATGTCATaggcttaatttttttttgtcaactttTGTCACGCTTTGTGGCTACCAATTTattcattattttctttttgtctatCAAAATTTGCTAAACCTTAGTTGTAGTAAAGTGTGGCTGACAACCTAATACATCGTAAGATGCTAGCCAAAATGTTCAAAGATGCAAATGATAAAGATGAAGTACTGAACTGGGCTAAACACAAGTTCAGATAAGGCCCAATCTGTGGTACTTACCAAGTGGGCCAACTACACAAGAAATTGGGCCGTCCTCCCCGGCCCAATCGACCCAATAGGTAGGTACTGCTTCCATGTATTGGGGGAAGCAGAGAGATCCCCGAAATCAaacccctcctcttctcttccccttcctccagcgTTCTAGGGTTTTGCCTCCCAGCGGCGACTCGGCGAGCGAGACCACCGGCAAGCTCGTCGGCGATGGAGcccacctcgtcggcggcgatggcgaggcagACGTGGGAGCTGGAGAACAACatcccggcggcggcctccgacCCGGACGCCCTGGACGCGATCTACCGctacgacgaggcggcgcaggCGCGGGTGCAGCAGGAGAAGCCCTGGGCGAACGACCCCCACCCCTTCCGCCGCGCCAAGATCTCCGCCCTCGCGCTCCTCAAGATGGTCGTCCACGCCCGCGCCGGCGGCACCATCGAGGTCATGGGCCTCATGCAGGGCAAGTGCGAGGGCGACGCCATCGTCGTCATGGACGCCTTCGCGCTCCCCGTCGAGGGCACCGAGACCAGGGTCAACGCCCAGGCCGACGCCTACGAGTATATGGTCGAGTACTCCACCATCAACAAGCAGGTCAGGCCCCCCAATCCTTCCCTCCTCGCTGTTTATTTTGGACCTCATGATCTGACCACGCTTTAGTGTTGCTCCAATCTAGGTCGTTATCTGCTTTCCCTGCCTGAAATTGTATAGCTAGGAACACTAAATCATAATAATAATTGGTAGTGCCACGGCGCCGTCTGCTCAAAAGTTGTGCGGGAGGAAGTATTTGTGGTTAAATATTGTTAGTGCCACGGTGCTGTCTGCTCAAATGTTGTACGCGAGAAAGTATTTGTGGTAAAATTTTGCAGTGCTGCTAATTTGGTGTTCATTGTGTCACCCTTAGATTGGTTCGCACCATGCTATTGATCATAATGTTTCTGAGGTCTCAGTTTTTGCTAACGCATTGATGACTGATTTGGTATGTCTGTTGTGATATTTGATCCTAGGGATAAAAACTACAGGGTATAATATTTGGAAGTTTTAGTTGATATTTTAGCACTTTGAACTGGTGGTATTTACTGTTTGTGCACATACTGCATTGTATAATCTGTTTCATAGCATTTGTTGTAGGATTTGGTAGTCCCCATACTGTGTATCACAGCCATCTTCTTCTAGGATTTAGTCATCTTAGAATTGTTTTGTGTCCATCTGATCATACATAATCTTTGGGGTGGCTGAAATGCTAAGGGggatcttgattttttttccttattctATACTTTCATGTTCTATTCAAAATTCATTACCTCGTGAtcattgagctccgaaaatgaGAATAAATCGATGCAATTTGCTATATAAAGTTACCTAACATGCATATATTCATTTGGATAGGCTGGAAGGTTGGAGAATGTGGTTGGCTGGTATCACTCACACCCTGGTTATGGATGCTGGTTATCAGGCATTGATGTATCTACTCAGATGCTTAATCAGCAATTTCAAGAGCCATTCTTGGCTGTTGTGATAGACCCTACAAGGACTGTTTCTGCTGGTAAAGTGGAAATTGGAGCTTTTAGGACATATCCAAAAGATTACAAGCCACCAGATGAACCTGTGTCAGAGTATCAGACGATACCACTCAACAAGATAGAAGATTTTGGTGTCCACTGCAAACAGGTAACTAACTTATACGTCTATTTTTTTCCTCCCTCGCCCAACATATGATCTAATTCTGTTCTAATTGTGTTTTGTGCAGTACTATGCTCTGGATATAACTTATTTCAAATCATCCCTGGATTCTCATCTCCTTGATCTACTTTGGAATAAGTACTGGGTCAATACGTTATCTTCATCACCTCTCCTGGGCAACAGGGATTATGTTGCTGGCCAGATATTTGATTTAGGTAAGAAATTTCTTTTATGAATATTTACCCAAAAAGAAGTACACATCTATTTTTGTTTTACCATGAGACCAGATAAAGTTATAAACCAATTTGTGCTATGCAGCTGATAAACTAGAGCAAGCTGAGGGTCAACTGGCACACAGTCGATATGGCATGCTTATGCCATCGCAACGAAAGAAAGAGGTCATATTCTTTACCATCTGCTGTTCTTCGTCACTTTCAATAATTTGTGGTGGTATTGTATGCTTGCAACTTGCAACCTATGAGATAAATGCCAACTATATTTGAAAAATTCCATCTGCTGTTCTTTGTCACTTTCAATAATTTGTGGTGGTATTGTATGCTTGCAACTTGCAACCTATGAGATAAATGCCAACTAGATTtgaaaaattgaacataaaGACATTTAGTTATGTAAATATTGAATTGGTGACATCATGCATGGGTCAGTTTGTTATGTGCTAGGGCTTTCTCTCATGAGAAATTTGGGAGGAAGCTATAGCTGTCATGCTTCCATTAGGACCATTACTTCTGTTATATTTGGAGTACTGCAATTGTGTTGCTCTGTACTTGTGTTGATAGGAGATTTCAAGCTGAGTACGCAGATTGATGATAGTAAAGTAAAATACAAGATATTAATATGAAAGCCATCTGAGTGAGACTGGGAAAGTATGATCCAGATTATGTTCTGTTCagagttgcaacttgcaacaaaTGGGTTAAATCTATATTCGGGATAATAGACTAGGATTGAGCTAGTCAAACAGTTCTCTTTCTTGCAAATATATAAATCAATTTGTTCTTTGTTAttgtatatatttgtattatgTGTCCTCAACATTGTGATGTTTGACCCATATGTCTAAACATATTTTTGGATTTCTTAAGAATTATTGCCTATTCTGCTCTCTCCAACCTATTTTGTGCAAATTACTTAATTAGTGTTATAGTGTGTCAATTGTTTATGGCTATCTTTGAGATCTAAATGAAACTTCCtcttttttgttcctttttatgTTTTACTCAGCAAGAGGAGTCTCCACTGGCTAAGGTAACTCGGGATAGCTCAAAAATTACTGCTGAACAGGTCCATGGTCTCATGTCACAGGTAATCCATAAGCAAGCCTGACTGTTGACGAGGTCTGATTCTCCTGGTATATATATTTGCTTGCATTATGCTAACTTTTGCAACATGATGTTTCAAGGTCATTAAGGATATCCTCTTCAACTCTGTGCACCCGTCAAACAAGGCAAGCACAAGCGCACCAGATTCATCCGGGCCTGAGCCTATGGTTGAAGCATGAGTGTTCTACAGAATTCCTTCATTAGTTAGCCTTTTGTTGATGCTGGATTCACATACACTGGGTGCCTAGTTGTTTCATGACTAAAAGCTGTGTCCAGCATAACTACCCGATTCAAAATGCGTTAGCTGCGTTTTATCGTCAAATCATAACTGATATGTAATTATGAGTTGCCTTCTGAATCTTTCGGCTGCCATTGTGAAGGTGCGTGGTCTACGTTAAGATAACCAATTACCTTGGCCCAACTTACCATGTTCTCTCACCAATGAATGGTCCCAACGTCGCTAGGCACAGTGTATGTTGATTTGGACGATCTTTCTGGTATTTATCCTCCGATTTTGGTTTCTATATTTCCAGTTCATTTCACTGTGTCAGGTGCTACGGGTACAGCCGTACAGCATTGTTGCTTTCAATTAACGTCAGAATTTGTCTTATGATTATTTTAGGGCCTCGTTAACTTGGTCGGTCAAATAATTCGTTCCCACTtcgaagaagaaaccaaagacCTTATCAATTAAGGACAAGTATATTACTTTCAACTCACGACTTCGTGGGATCTTCCTGATTTATTTGGACTTTGACATGAATATCTTGAAGTGgagaaatataaacatttcattttGACACGTTAGCCGCAGTACCCAGAGATGCTACTTTACTTTGTTTAACAATAtagtaaaatatagtaatacgttttaaataaaaagagttacatattatgatagtttgtttaatgataaattctAGTAACATCAACATGGGTGGGTCTAGTCGTCAAACGTTTGCATTCCACGAACGTTTAATAGGTTTCGTCGTTATTTGTTCTAATGACTCGTTTAAGCtcgtatatggtagttagagatCAACCAATCACTTTTCCCTACTATCAAATCGATTttatttcttgaaaaaaaaatccggtgatgcttagattttttatttgtactgAAATTTATACATGCAAAATATAATTCATAATATGAAGTTCCATTAAAAAAGCTATAAAAATGactataaagaaaaaaaaagtaatttgaaaaaaacagaatgcaaaaacaaaaaaatgataCATATCGCTTCGGGAGAATCAACGTAAAAAAATAACGGGAAATTGAAAAGATTCAcgtaaaaaggagaaaaaaggaaattaaGAACAGAAAAACGTAGCGACACAACCTCTCACGCATCGCCACGTATCTTCGATCCTCCCCAGCCTGACCCGTTCACGAGGATGAGCGGAAGCGAACGTTCGCTCATTAGTCATCCTTcatcaattttacataattgatcttttttaattttttttactattaatagtcaaagttgaaaatgtttgacttccccgaaaa is part of the Oryza glaberrima chromosome 4, OglaRS2, whole genome shotgun sequence genome and encodes:
- the LOC127770336 gene encoding COP9 signalosome complex subunit 5, with translation MEPTSSAAMARQTWELENNIPAAASDPDALDAIYRYDEAAQARVQQEKPWANDPHPFRRAKISALALLKMVVHARAGGTIEVMGLMQGKCEGDAIVVMDAFALPVEGTETRVNAQADAYEYMVEYSTINKQAGRLENVVGWYHSHPGYGCWLSGIDVSTQMLNQQFQEPFLAVVIDPTRTVSAGKVEIGAFRTYPKDYKPPDEPVSEYQTIPLNKIEDFGVHCKQYYALDITYFKSSLDSHLLDLLWNKYWVNTLSSSPLLGNRDYVAGQIFDLADKLEQAEGQLAHSRYGMLMPSQRKKEQEESPLAKVTRDSSKITAEQVHGLMSQVIKDILFNSVHPSNKASTSAPDSSGPEPMVEA